TCTGGAATTATCCTTCTTAAACTTCTTTGTCTCTAGTTCAATGCTTTCTTCAATAGTTAAATCATCATTTGGGTAATTCGGGCTTTCCTGTTCATTATATTCGGAATTACTTAAAAGAATTCTAGATATATCTCTATAAGCTGCaatacttttattattcactGTAATTGACATCAAAATTcctttattcaaaattcttAGATCAGGAATTCCTGatcttgaattatttgatttccCAACAGGGaagtattttcttttcttattcATTTGCAGTATATCCGCCAGCAATACCAAAAAGTGAAGTACCTCAATTAAATTAGCTTTTTGTTTCTATCGATcgaattttaattatttttatagtGGCGGGTTTAAATCTAGAACTATAAACAGATTATTAAAGTGCCGTGCCTCTTTCTAgattttgtttaatttcaGAAGTATATTCATGATAAGCCCTGTCTAATTTCTCATTGTACTTTTTATTCCCCTGATTTATATGATATATATCAGGCCTAATATAAATTGACTCTGATATGAATCTTTTTCTTTGGTTCTTTATATACTGATTTATTAGCAAATTCTTATCGTTGTCAGAGGGGACATGAGAAGTCCGAAGAAATTCGGACCTTTCTGGATTAGCTTTCAACTCGCTCATCTGTTGTTCATACTTTTCTCTATcgaaaataatttttttgtttgtaCTTGAAATAAGAcctttttttctattttttgttctaattctattattttccGTCACATTCTCAAATTTCTGTgaatttctttgaattcTCCAAAGCTCTGTACTTCCGAAACGAATATCACACGTATATTCTACTTTCGAATCATTTTTTGCAGTTCTCAGCGCAGAGCTCTCGATAAATTCCTCATTCGAAAACTTTAAAAGTTTATCTAATTCCTTCCTCCTTTCGTTTCTAAATATTTCCATATTGAAAATCATTGCAGAATGAACTTTTGTATTCAAACTGTTCAGTGTCTCTATCTTCTCATTATTTCGTAACTCATCTTCACTGCggaataaaaattcaagtaaGTGCCTCGAactatttgtttttttttccgCTATCATAGCTTGAAAACTTTGTTcatttcttgaattaaaatagaCTGCAATATTTAGAATATGGAGGGTTTGTATAAATGCAGTACACTTAAATAAATGTTTACTTCTAATAAAAGGGAGCCTACCAATGatttagaaatttatttatagcgcaactttttattattcaaattttatttagaatgttaataaattaagattAGTTCGGAATAGCAAccttttattaattgataatGCTTTACAAATTTCTTTAGGTTTATTTGTTATTCGCATTAGCTAAAATTCATGAATTTCTCGCGCGCAGgaattcttttcaaaaataaatcattatttcttaatgaacgaaaaagaaatttcatTTGCAGTTCCAACGGGTAAGTTAATTGCAAtgttttatttcaaatatatatttgaaaatatataatttttttaatgattgattaattcttaattcatttattagGGACTCGCAAAATTATACAAATTCGAGAttcaaaaacaaataaatcaacTACTAAAGAAAATTACGTTTTGAGGTTAAGGGCTTGCTTATCATGTCGAATAATTCTAAGTGATCAACAATTTTACGAAGGTGGGTGTCCAAATTGTACCCATCTTGCAATGGAATTTGATCGCCAGAAGGTTAACTCTTGTACTTCAATGTCGTTTAAAGGGTAAGTATGATAACTGTAGAATGTCTGTTATTACAGAATGCtcaataatgataaaactAATTTATTGGTTAGAATGATATCTATGCTAAAGCCAAATGAATCATGGGTTGCAAGATACAATAAACTTTTGCCTAACATTGTACCAGGGTGCTATGCAGTTTCAGTTAGTGGAGATATGGTTTCAGATGACGAAGGCAATTATAATGGAGAATactaattaataaatctcaACTATTTCATTCTTGTGGAACAAATCGAGTTTATTGATCCTTTTTATAAATTgctaaataatttaatttattcatattttcacattcaataaaaatattaggCCCGGGAATATATATTGTTCCTGTTTTAGCTACTTTATATAAGCCATTTTTTCTTGCAAAACCATCAAGTTCATTCGGTTTAATAAACTTTCTCCAGCTATGTGTCCCCTATGTTCGTGAATTGATTCGAAATAGTCAATCGAACTTACTTTTGGTatcatttcaaaaattttctCTCCAAAGATAATTGAGTATATGTAGCAAAGAACAGTTCGATTAAGTGTTGTAAACAATACGATTCCATCCTTTTTAAGTAAATTACCTGACCGGGTTACAGAGATAATAAATCTTAGGTATTGGAACTtacttattaatttaacaaaaatgCCTGGATTATTTACATGTTCAATAACCTCTGAAGCTAcaataatatcaaatatCTCACTTTTTTGTATGTGTTCGATTCCGCCTTTGAAATATCTCAGACTCCTAGGTTTTGGCATACTATtcatgaaattattaagttcattttcattattgaatttagaGATTTCTTTAAAGCTGGTGGAATTACAAAGTGCATTTTTGTAAGCTATGTCTATAGACTTATAGGATGCGTCGACTCCAAGTACATCCCCTCCTAATTCTGAGAGTCTTTCCGAAAAAATTCCTGCGCCAGAGCCAATATCCAATATCTTTTTGCCACTTAATGGACCATTTAAACTAGCAGacttattagaaatatgTTCAAGCAAGAAACTTGTTCTCAAATggttaaattttaatagaatACTATCATGAGTTTCTGGGAACCAACTATAACTTGAATACGcatcaaaattatttatttgctTAGCGTCTATTGTACTAAATTTGTATGATCCATAAATCTTGTTTTTCTGCAAAATACGCAAATAGTTTCTAAAATCTATTCCAAAGAATCTGTTATTTTCTAATGTTGAATAACAACTTGAAAATAGAgattttttgaaagaaaaattccTAAACATGAATTAGTATAAAACTAAGGaaaatcatttaaaataatttaacaCGAATCAAATTAAGCGCATTattctgaaatatttgtttgCATGTGATAAAAAATTACATGTATAtaaaattgttaattttactctattagaaaaacaaataaaattatattcatgATTCGCTAGATTCAGACAAAACAGTCCTTACATTGTGTATTTTTTCAACCCACTTATCTCTCATTTCGGAAGAATCTGAATGAAGTATTAGTGACGATGGTATACTGTTCTTTGTGAAATCTAGCGCAAAACAAGGGATGAATTCATTTTCCTTACTTGTTGCAAGATTGAAGACTCGAATTTGCCTTACAAATCGAATTGGAATAGTTTCACAGTAGACGGTGTCATTTGGGTGATGACACCAAATAAGCGCCCCATCTGACCTTAAGATAAAGAATCTTTCTTGCCAAAGTCTGCTTTCAGATGATTCATTCTCACTGGATGCGATTAAATCGGACATTtgcttctttttttgagaAAGAGGGTTTTCAAGTGCTAAAGGCGGATTTATACAAATGCCTAAAAACCCAAAGTGATATGTAGGAATCGAAACAAGTAGGCTTGTTTCTCTGTGTGGCAAGAGCATAAATGAACTCTTGTTTATAATGGCTAGAACAAGAGAATATTGATTTTCCgaattaaataatccaaTAAGATTGTCAGGTTCTGCGACAATCGGAGGGTTCTCGCCGTAAactgaaattaaattttggaATGCACTAGCTCTTTCTGGAGATAAAACATCTTGTTTTTGATCAGATGCACTATTAGAGGTGTTTTTATTACTCATAAATCCAAGCCAAAatgaattcaatttttcaGGTTTGGTTTCAGTAGATCTGTTGATAGAAGTTTCTGCAGTTGCTTgagaaagaagaatttcTGATGGGGTAGTGAGCGTGCGATAAGAGGTAGTGAATTCATCAAGGAACTCACTTCTACGGCTAACTTCAAGAAGAATATCATCCCAGCCATCAACCTTAAGCAAAAGAAGCACATTTGAGTTTTTTGGAACgattatttcttcaaagTCAACTATTGGTGCAGCCTGAAGAAGTTTTAATGGAGAATACTGAAACAGTGCAAATCTTTCAGATGTTAAAACAAGAATTTGcctaaataaatttattggGCAGTCAAGAGGGGGTGGAAAGCATGACTTTTCAAGCCCTCTTGCTGTgtaattaataacaatatcACTCCAAATTCCCTTTTTCCTTTCTGCAGAAGTTAAACCCATTTCATCTAACCGATCCAAATTTTGTTCCATTGCAGCATGATCTCCATTTTTGCCTTTGTATATACTCGAAATGTTTCTGCTACTTGCAAACCCAAGCATATTCCAAACGGAATGTTCAACAACATCTGAATCTCGGCTTTCAAACTCCGGAGTTGAAAAAACACAAAAATCATCTCTACATGAAGAAACTGGTTCATTTCCACTAATCCATGCTGACAACATGACCTTGTTTTCATCTTCTTGAGAATCAAAAGTTTGGCAGCAAAATgatatttctttcaaaGTTTCGGAATGATCCGGCTCATAATTACTTAAAGAGTTTGCATTTAATTGCTGAGCTTGAGGTTCCTTGTATTCTGCATCTGAAGgttcattattatcaaatttatcCAAATCAAACTTCAAAATTTGTGACTTGGCTTGGATCACGTTTGCAAGTTGGCCTGAtgaatttttgatatttagTAATATGCgtctttttattaatacttcTTGTATATCTGCATTTACTGCAAAGTGAATTAATGTATTTCTGCGATTATCCTGTGCTTGCACATCACTTCCACATGTTAAAAATAACTCAGTCATAAGCAAATTATCTTTAAGTATTGATATTGATATGGGTACGAACCCTGAAAAGCTTTTCctattaacaatatttatttgttctTCGAATGAAAAATGTTCAAGAAGTAGCTGGAGAGTCTCAATATGTTctaaataagaaaatatatgTAATAAGTTCCAACCATACCCAAAACTAAGCTTCAATAAAGAAtcaatgaattttttaatactaaATTCATTCACGCAAGTTTCAGACTCctcaaattcaattttttgaGGCTTAGATAATtcagaattaatttcagatattatttcattgaGATTGGTGATTAAAGGCTCAGgatcattttttattaccGATTTAATTATTAGCTTAAACAAATGTTTGgttttcaaatattcttcGCATTCTCTATTAATTGTGTGTTgactattattaaaattatcttcaacaaatttaatttgtgAATTGTTTatatccaaaaataaaatatccaataatatttggaacATATTTATGGATGGCTCTCTGACTGATTTTTCAGAATCAATCAAAATTCTATTCAAGAACTTCTCTATTACAGCATGCTCGGATTCTAAACAATTTAGAATATGATCTCTTTCTTTGCAAAGCGACTCTGTGTGATTTACTGAATTTAAAGGAAGttgattaattattaaatcagAAAAGTGAGTGATTACCcaattttgtattaaattaattgttttGTCACTTAGTTCATTTTCCTCCAAATTAGCATTTGGGTTAGGCAAATTAATTACACCGTCGATTAATACCTTGGagaatgaaataattttttgacTCAAATTATCATCGTAATTcagattatttttaattaattcttttaaatgatCTGATAATGATAGAGAATGAATAATCAAATCAGCGGCGTCACTTATTGATTCGGAATTCATTACTTTATTTGTAGTTTTTATCTGCAAAAGCGCaatcaattttaataattttaagcAATCAGATTTCAATAAATCAAGGTCACTTTCCAAGGAGTTAATTTTAGAGTCATAGATGCCTTTTTGAGCTTTCTCTTTCTCAGAAAAAAGTTGTTTCGTGCCTTTACTTTCGCTTAACAATAACTGAATTTCACTTTCCTTTTCAATCtcaaattctgaaaatCTTGTTCGTAAAGCAATATAGTCCTCTTCTTTATCCTGTAAATTGCTTTCAAGCTGGGAAATATGAAGTCTCAAATCTgcaatttctttatataaAGACTCTTTATCGGTAAGCAGGTCCTCAACAATACGAGGGGAAGAAGCTTCTATAATATGTTGTTGCTTTAGATTATTGATACTTTGTTGCTCAAGATAAGAAATCTTTTCATTCAATGTAGAGATCTCGTCATTCAGggtttttattatattttgaagCTTGGAAATTTCAGTTCCATCTTGTTTAATACGTTCCTTGAGagtattaatttcatcatttttacCCTTTTCAAGTTCATAAAGTTCATTAAGAGCATCATCCCTCGACTTTACTAGTTTTTCTAGTCTAGAGATTTTTTGTTCAAGTATTTTGGTTTGTTCAAGGTTTTCTGATCTTGGAAGTTCTACTTCATCCTCGATTCCAATGTCCAtcttaaaatttaatttgagtcataaaaaatcaaaaaactgccaaaaaataagttaataattcaatagcttattattaaattttaagtTTTCACTTTGAACACTTaaaatttctcaattttTATGTTCATGTtattgctttttttttattattaatttcacGTATGCAATACTCTGTAAGGCGGGGATGTGTGTCATGATCATGACTGTTTTTTAATACCGAACAATTATTCAaggaaaaattaataaattaaggcatcaaattgaataaataaattatttccttttagttaattattttaagaaGCTTTTATAACTCTTTCAACTGCCGCTTTTCAATCTTATATTATGAAATCCAAATCTGAGTAACGAGCAtatcttttatttgttGATTCAGGGAGTTATACcatttttctaatttgtAAGGCATTAATGCCCTTTTACAATTTTCTGACTCCTCGTTCCCATTGTTTATTGCAAATCCATAGGCTATTTCAGATGAAGGTTGTTTCAGTACCCAGCCTCCAGTTTTCCCAATATTAATGCATTCTAAAGTATAAGTTAGAAACGAGTTTGATTCATGggaataaaatatttccccatctttttttctattttttataaatattaattcttcaattccAATTGAAGGAGCATTGACAACCAAAAATTCTGATTCAGAAAGTGGTGCTTTAGTTTCAACTTGCGTAGTAGCATCGAGTGaccaaaaataattagGGTCAACAAGAAAGTATGCCTTAGAGGctaataaatcatttaattcatctGAAATTTTTCTTGTTGATGATCTGGCAGCtattatatcttttttcGAACATTTAATTATCGAAGTAAAAACTGATCCaatcaatataaatattaaaaataaattatttttcatgTTTGCTTCTTAGTCATCGAAAACactaattttaaattatgtATTAAAACAAGAATAAGTCTAaagtttctttatttttttttgtaagGTTATCACAATTATTTTAAGatttaatcaaatattgaCGGGTTTGGGCTTATATAGACAATTTGGCACTATACTTTctctaaataaaaaaaatattgattaatctaaattaataatttaaacgtgttaaaattcaaaatttgcaTGAAATCACaaattattccaataaattttatttcatatttGCTCGACTTTTAAGTACACAATTTGTGTGTActaaatcaaaaatttcgCTTAGGATATACACAAATAAATCAAGtgaataatttaaagaaaaatatattttaggAGAAATGTCAACAATATTTCGATTTCCTCCAACATCAAGTATTGCAATTAGTGcaatttctaaaataaGCGAGTTGTcgaaagaaaatattccTTCTACTCGTAGTTTACAACCAAACGACgaaattcaattaaatagTAAGGTTAGCGAGAGAagtaattttgaagaaCAAGCAAAGGCTGAGAAAACTCCAAATAACGCAATTATTAAGTTGTTGG
The Cryptosporidium parvum Iowa II chromosome 2, whole genome shotgun sequence genome window above contains:
- a CDS encoding hypothetical protein (similar to cyclin D-interacting GCIP protein p29), encoding MIAEKKTNSSRHLLEFLFRSEDELRNNEKIETLNSLNTKVHSAMIFNMEIFRNERRKELDKLLKFSNEEFIESSALRTAKNDSKVEYTCDIRFGSTELWRIQRNSQKFENVTENNRIRTKNRKKGLISSTNKKIIFDREKYEQQMSELKANPERSEFLRTSHVPSDNDKNLLINQYIKNQRKRFISESIYIRPDIYHINQGNKKYNEKLDRAYHEYTSEIKQNLERGTAL
- a CDS encoding transcription factor; translated protein: FLIHLLGTRKIIQIRDSKTNKSTTKENYVLRLRACLSCRIILSDQQFYEGGCPNCTHLAMEFDRQKVNSCTSMSFKGMISMLKPNESWVARYNKLLPNIVPGCYAVSVSGDMVSDDEGNYNGEY
- a CDS encoding Coenzyme Q3 , methyltransferase, which codes for MFRNFSFKKSLFSSCYSTLENNRFFGIDFRNYLRILQKNKIYGSYKFSTIDAKQINNFDAYSSYSWFPETHDSILLKFNHLRTSFLLEHISNKSASLNGPLSGKKILDIGSGAGIFSERLSELGGDVLGVDASYKSIDIAYKNALCNSTSFKEISKFNNENELNNFMNSMPKPRSLRYFKGGIEHIQKSEIFDIIVASEVIEHVNNPGIFVKLISKFQYLRFIISVTRSGNLLKKDGIVLFTTLNRTVLCYIYSIIFGEKIFEMIPKVSSIDYFESIHEHRGHIAGESLLNRMNLMVLQEKMAYIK
- a CDS encoding pleckstrin homology (PH) domain containing protein with N-terminal ankyrin repeats; amino-acid sequence: LKLNFKMDIGIEDEVELPRSENLEQTKILEQKISRLEKLVKSRDDALNELYELEKGKNDEINTLKERIKQDGTEISKLQNIIKTLNDEISTLNEKISYLEQQSINNLKQQHIIEASSPRIVEDLLTDKESLYKEIADLRLHISQLESNLQDKEEDYIALRTRFSEFEIEKESEIQLLLSESKGTKQLFSEKEKAQKGIYDSKINSLESDLDLLKSDCLKLLKLIALLQIKTTNKVMNSESISDAADLIIHSLSLSDHLKELIKNNLNYDDNLSQKIISFSKVLIDGVINLPNPNANLEENELSDKTINLIQNWVITHFSDLIINQLPLNSVNHTESLCKERDHILNCLESEHAVIEKFLNRILIDSEKSVREPSINMFQILLDILFLDINNSQIKFVEDNFNNSQHTINRECEEYLKTKHLFKLIIKSVIKNDPEPLITNLNEIISEINSELSKPQKIEFEESETCVNEFSIKKFIDSLLKLSFGYGWNLLHIFSYLEHIETLQLLLEHFSFEEQINIVNRKSFSGFVPISISILKDNLLMTELFLTCGSDVQAQDNRRNTLIHFAVNADIQEVLIKRRILLNIKNSSGQLANVIQAKSQILKFDLDKFDNNEPSDAEYKEPQAQQLNANSLSNYEPDHSETLKEISFCCQTFDSQEDENKVMLSAWISGNEPVSSCRDDFCVFSTPEFESRDSDVVEHSVWNMLGFASSRNISSIYKGKNGDHAAMEQNLDRLDEMGLTSAERKKGIWSDIVINYTARGLEKSCFPPPLDCPINLFRQILVLTSERFALFQYSPLKLLQAAPIVDFEEIIVPKNSNVLLLLKVDGWDDILLEVSRRSEFLDEFTTSYRTLTTPSEILLSQATAETSINRSTETKPEKLNSFWLGFMSNKNTSNSASDQKQDVLSPERASAFQNLISVYGENPPIVAEPDNLIGLFNSENQYSLVLAIINKSSFMLLPHRETSLLVSIPTYHFGFLGICINPPLALENPLSQKKKQMSDLIASSENESSESRLWQERFFILRSDGALIWCHHPNDTVYCETIPIRFVRQIRVFNLATSKENEFIPCFALDFTKNSIPSSLILHSDSSEMRDKWVEKIHNVRTVLSESSES